The Musa acuminata AAA Group cultivar baxijiao chromosome BXJ2-2, Cavendish_Baxijiao_AAA, whole genome shotgun sequence genome has a segment encoding these proteins:
- the LOC103974324 gene encoding ATP synthase small subunit 6-A, mitochondrial-like, whose translation MKTFDPWPVFFKREFNRNWPFLVGFAITGCIIVKMTAGLTEEDAKNSKFVQEHKRK comes from the exons ATGAAGACGTTCGATCCGTGGCCCGTGTTCTTCAAGAGGGAGTTTAACCGGAACTGGCCCTTCCTCGTCGGATTCGCCATCACCGGCTGCATCATTGTTAAGATGACCGCCGGCCTCACCG AGGAAGATGCCAAGAACTCCAAATTCGTGCAGGAGCACAAAAGAAA